One Thunnus thynnus chromosome 21, fThuThy2.1, whole genome shotgun sequence DNA segment encodes these proteins:
- the LOC137173107 gene encoding uncharacterized protein C18orf63-like isoform X1, producing the protein MEIKHNNRMCRMVGGAQQSLFFLGLPNLKKLCCVTLSLQEEDEEPRSKQIKTCRELVLLYSDILASPALDSFNEITVVMAISFFQKGFLQAFGRRRSLQLGSPQCVFPGVLQCCVSYSLITRLAPSWNKAGLYLISGKDFLTECRRLNAVSMELSTSEGQLCISIETNTVRLPPTTLEDFGLPPLVLKRFRSDPDSVLDPSSTGGAVWCHVLPSMKKGQIITISRQLPKDGPFRTYRDLQNHWNSMYGYRLPELAEEAVIYCSIYFRLVGERLFTYPLSCVRLQPVQRFPRVDLQGTLGSFLSDIRDGLQSVCGFPARLTGKPCYHTASLNTAASVQVSSGEQVNLTTSSSIRPVLTQLPAPPPPPRPARPSFGSQPSACTPLSQQAGAQGLLGNACGFGGNLTQSQECRRSSSSSSPASFSVSSGSHSAPSLSSSSSSSSLPLFQPASSLSSSSSSFSSVLPPLPPPLNPTPKLVPIFKNKHPSRHVNVALLRLQKQKEQLSRGGGGRVTLPAIGKNTPTSSTVSSLSSLPIPPPPTVPRFNRHLKPHSGAAPQPSSSSNRPKLKHIASLSPSAKTKPVLVLAPKPETKIKPRTKQNPDQSAAAAAAETSSKVQDKAAKQPSDASSRESSRGGVAFESKLKKSRAAIRDVDVEKMARSNQLSRLNSATLSSWLRGRGVLVSAKHKKEELMLKVMGCLAEA; encoded by the exons atggaaataaaacataacaacagGATGTGCAG gatgGTTGGAGGAGCTCAGCAGTCGTTGTTTTTCCTCGGACTACCAAACCTGAAGAAGCTTTGCTGCGTCACTCTGAGTCTGcaggaggaagacgaggagcCGAGGAGCAAACAGATCAAGACCTGCAG agAGCTGGTGCTGCTCTACTCTGATATTCTGGCCTCTCCTGCTCTGGACTCCTTCAATGAGATCACTGTGGTCATGGCt ATCTCGTTCTTCCAGAAAGGTTTCCTCCAGGCGTTCGGACGGAGACGCAGCCTGCAG ctggggtctcctcagtgtgtgtttccaggtgtccTCCAGTGCTGTGTGTCCTACTCTCTGATCACCAGACTGGCTCCCAGCTGGAATAAAGCAGGACTTTACCTGATCTCAG GAAAAGACTTTCTGACTGAGTGCAGGAGGCTCAACGCTGTCA gcaTGGAGCTGAGCACCAGTGAGGGTCAGTTGTGTATCAGCATTGAAACCAACACAGTCAGACTGCCTCCAACCACA ctGGAGGACTTCGGCCTCCCTCCGTTAGTGCTGAAGAGGTTCCGCAGTGATCCCGACTCCGTCCTCGACCCCTCCTCCACCGGAGGAGCCGTCTGGTGTCACGTCCTGCCCAG CATGAAGAAAGGTCAGATTATCACCATCAGCCGTCAGCTTCCCAAAGACGGACCGTTCAGGACCTACAGAGACCTGCAGAACCACTGGAACAGCATg taCGGTTACAGACTGCCTGAGCTTGCAGAGGAGGCGGTGATTTACTGCAGCATCTACTTCAGACTCGTGGGAGAGAGACTCTTCAC CTATCCTCTCAGCTGCGTCCGCCTGCAGCCGGTGCAGCGCTTTCCCCGGGTCGACCTGCAGGGGACGCTGGGCTCCTTCCTGTCTGACATCAGGGACGGACTGCAGAGCGTTTGTGGCTTTCCTGCACGTCTGACCGGCAAACCCTGTTACCACACAGCCAGCCTGAACACCGCTGCATCAGTGCAG gtgTCGAGCGGTGAGCAGGTCAATCTGACCACCTCTTCCTCCATCAGGCCGGTCCTCACCCAGctgcctgctcctcctcctcctcctcgacCTGCGAGGCCCTCCTTTGGGTCTCAGCCATCAGCCTGTACCCCTCTCTCCCAGCAGGCCGGAGCCCAGGGGCTTCTGGGTAATGCATGTGGATTTGGAGGCAATCTGACACAAAGTCAGGAATGTAGAAgatcgtcctcctcctcctcacctgcttccttttctgtttcctctggtTCTCACTCAGCTccatccctctcctcctcttcctcttcctcttctctcccgCTCTTCCAGCCAGCTTCAtccctcagctcctcctcctcctcattttcCTCTGTGCTCCCGCCTCTTCCTCCCCCTTTAAACCCCACCCCCAAACTGGTTCCCATCTTCAAGAACAAGCATCCGTCGCGCCACGTGAACGTCGCCCTGCTGCGCCTCCAGAAGCAGAAGGAGCAGctgagcagaggaggaggagggagggtgaCGCTGCCCGCCATCGGGAAGAACACACCTACTTCTTCTACTGTTTCTTCTTTGTCGTCCCTCCCGATTCCTCCTCCACCCACCGTTCCCCGCTTCAACCGTCACCTCAAACCCCACAGCGGCGCCGCTCCTCAACCGTCTTCCTCATCAAACCGTCCAAAACTGAAGCACATCGCCAGCCTCAGCCCTTCAGCCAAAACTAAACCCGTCCTCGTCCTCGCTCCAAAGCCGGAGACCAAGATTAAACCCAGAACCAAGCAGAATCCTGACCAgagcgctgctgctgctgccgccgaaACCAGCAGTAAAGTGCAGGACAAAGCTGCAAAACAGCCATCTGATGCCTCCAGtagagagagcagcagaggg gGAGTCGCGTTTGAGTCGAAACTGAAGAAATCCAGAGCTGCGATACGAGACGTGGATGTGGAGAAAATGGCCAGAAGCAACCAG TTGTCCCGACTGAACTCTGCGACTCTGTCGTCCTGgttgagaggaagaggagttcTCGTCAGTGCCAAACACAAGAAAGAGGAGCTGATGCTGAAAGTTATGGGCTGTCTGGCTGAagcctaa
- the cyb5a gene encoding cytochrome b5, translating into MGETEERSPDGVRYYRLSEVEEQNTFKSTWIIIHNKVYDVTKFLEEHPGGEEVLREQAGGNATESFEDVGHSTDAREMASDMVIGELHPDDIDKISKPEETLLTTVKEESSFWSNWLIPALAAVIVTLMYRMYTTDSE; encoded by the exons ATGGGTGAAACGGAGGAGAGGAGCCCCGATGGAGTCAGATATTACAGACTGTCAGAGGTGGAGGAGCAGAACACCTTCAAATCAACGTGGATCATCATCCACAACAAAGTCTACGATGTCACCAAGTTTCTAGAAGAG CAccctggaggagaggaggtgctGAGGGAGCAGGCGGGAGGAAATGCCACCGAGAGCTTCGAGGATGTCGGACACTCGACCGACGCCAGAGAGATGGCCAGCGACATGGTGATAGGAGAGCTGCACCCg gacGACATCGATAAGATCAGCAAACCGGAG gaaACACTGTTGACCACTGTGAAGGAGGAgtccag CTTTTGGTCTAACTGGTTGATTCCCGCTCTGGCAGCCGTCATTGTCACGCTGATGTACCGCATGTACACCACAGACAgcgagtga
- the LOC137173107 gene encoding uncharacterized protein C18orf63-like isoform X2, whose amino-acid sequence MEIKHNNRMCRMVGGAQQSLFFLGLPNLKKLCCVTLSLQEEDEEPRSKQIKTCRELVLLYSDILASPALDSFNEITVVMAISFFQKGFLQAFGRRRSLQCVFPGVLQCCVSYSLITRLAPSWNKAGLYLISGKDFLTECRRLNAVSMELSTSEGQLCISIETNTVRLPPTTLEDFGLPPLVLKRFRSDPDSVLDPSSTGGAVWCHVLPSMKKGQIITISRQLPKDGPFRTYRDLQNHWNSMYGYRLPELAEEAVIYCSIYFRLVGERLFTYPLSCVRLQPVQRFPRVDLQGTLGSFLSDIRDGLQSVCGFPARLTGKPCYHTASLNTAASVQVSSGEQVNLTTSSSIRPVLTQLPAPPPPPRPARPSFGSQPSACTPLSQQAGAQGLLGNACGFGGNLTQSQECRRSSSSSSPASFSVSSGSHSAPSLSSSSSSSSLPLFQPASSLSSSSSSFSSVLPPLPPPLNPTPKLVPIFKNKHPSRHVNVALLRLQKQKEQLSRGGGGRVTLPAIGKNTPTSSTVSSLSSLPIPPPPTVPRFNRHLKPHSGAAPQPSSSSNRPKLKHIASLSPSAKTKPVLVLAPKPETKIKPRTKQNPDQSAAAAAAETSSKVQDKAAKQPSDASSRESSRGGVAFESKLKKSRAAIRDVDVEKMARSNQLSRLNSATLSSWLRGRGVLVSAKHKKEELMLKVMGCLAEA is encoded by the exons atggaaataaaacataacaacagGATGTGCAG gatgGTTGGAGGAGCTCAGCAGTCGTTGTTTTTCCTCGGACTACCAAACCTGAAGAAGCTTTGCTGCGTCACTCTGAGTCTGcaggaggaagacgaggagcCGAGGAGCAAACAGATCAAGACCTGCAG agAGCTGGTGCTGCTCTACTCTGATATTCTGGCCTCTCCTGCTCTGGACTCCTTCAATGAGATCACTGTGGTCATGGCt ATCTCGTTCTTCCAGAAAGGTTTCCTCCAGGCGTTCGGACGGAGACGCAGCCTGCAG tgtgtgtttccaggtgtccTCCAGTGCTGTGTGTCCTACTCTCTGATCACCAGACTGGCTCCCAGCTGGAATAAAGCAGGACTTTACCTGATCTCAG GAAAAGACTTTCTGACTGAGTGCAGGAGGCTCAACGCTGTCA gcaTGGAGCTGAGCACCAGTGAGGGTCAGTTGTGTATCAGCATTGAAACCAACACAGTCAGACTGCCTCCAACCACA ctGGAGGACTTCGGCCTCCCTCCGTTAGTGCTGAAGAGGTTCCGCAGTGATCCCGACTCCGTCCTCGACCCCTCCTCCACCGGAGGAGCCGTCTGGTGTCACGTCCTGCCCAG CATGAAGAAAGGTCAGATTATCACCATCAGCCGTCAGCTTCCCAAAGACGGACCGTTCAGGACCTACAGAGACCTGCAGAACCACTGGAACAGCATg taCGGTTACAGACTGCCTGAGCTTGCAGAGGAGGCGGTGATTTACTGCAGCATCTACTTCAGACTCGTGGGAGAGAGACTCTTCAC CTATCCTCTCAGCTGCGTCCGCCTGCAGCCGGTGCAGCGCTTTCCCCGGGTCGACCTGCAGGGGACGCTGGGCTCCTTCCTGTCTGACATCAGGGACGGACTGCAGAGCGTTTGTGGCTTTCCTGCACGTCTGACCGGCAAACCCTGTTACCACACAGCCAGCCTGAACACCGCTGCATCAGTGCAG gtgTCGAGCGGTGAGCAGGTCAATCTGACCACCTCTTCCTCCATCAGGCCGGTCCTCACCCAGctgcctgctcctcctcctcctcctcgacCTGCGAGGCCCTCCTTTGGGTCTCAGCCATCAGCCTGTACCCCTCTCTCCCAGCAGGCCGGAGCCCAGGGGCTTCTGGGTAATGCATGTGGATTTGGAGGCAATCTGACACAAAGTCAGGAATGTAGAAgatcgtcctcctcctcctcacctgcttccttttctgtttcctctggtTCTCACTCAGCTccatccctctcctcctcttcctcttcctcttctctcccgCTCTTCCAGCCAGCTTCAtccctcagctcctcctcctcctcattttcCTCTGTGCTCCCGCCTCTTCCTCCCCCTTTAAACCCCACCCCCAAACTGGTTCCCATCTTCAAGAACAAGCATCCGTCGCGCCACGTGAACGTCGCCCTGCTGCGCCTCCAGAAGCAGAAGGAGCAGctgagcagaggaggaggagggagggtgaCGCTGCCCGCCATCGGGAAGAACACACCTACTTCTTCTACTGTTTCTTCTTTGTCGTCCCTCCCGATTCCTCCTCCACCCACCGTTCCCCGCTTCAACCGTCACCTCAAACCCCACAGCGGCGCCGCTCCTCAACCGTCTTCCTCATCAAACCGTCCAAAACTGAAGCACATCGCCAGCCTCAGCCCTTCAGCCAAAACTAAACCCGTCCTCGTCCTCGCTCCAAAGCCGGAGACCAAGATTAAACCCAGAACCAAGCAGAATCCTGACCAgagcgctgctgctgctgccgccgaaACCAGCAGTAAAGTGCAGGACAAAGCTGCAAAACAGCCATCTGATGCCTCCAGtagagagagcagcagaggg gGAGTCGCGTTTGAGTCGAAACTGAAGAAATCCAGAGCTGCGATACGAGACGTGGATGTGGAGAAAATGGCCAGAAGCAACCAG TTGTCCCGACTGAACTCTGCGACTCTGTCGTCCTGgttgagaggaagaggagttcTCGTCAGTGCCAAACACAAGAAAGAGGAGCTGATGCTGAAAGTTATGGGCTGTCTGGCTGAagcctaa
- the LOC137173107 gene encoding uncharacterized protein C18orf63-like isoform X3, with protein MVGGAQQSLFFLGLPNLKKLCCVTLSLQEEDEEPRSKQIKTCRELVLLYSDILASPALDSFNEITVVMAISFFQKGFLQAFGRRRSLQLGSPQCVFPGVLQCCVSYSLITRLAPSWNKAGLYLISGKDFLTECRRLNAVSMELSTSEGQLCISIETNTVRLPPTTLEDFGLPPLVLKRFRSDPDSVLDPSSTGGAVWCHVLPSMKKGQIITISRQLPKDGPFRTYRDLQNHWNSMYGYRLPELAEEAVIYCSIYFRLVGERLFTYPLSCVRLQPVQRFPRVDLQGTLGSFLSDIRDGLQSVCGFPARLTGKPCYHTASLNTAASVQVSSGEQVNLTTSSSIRPVLTQLPAPPPPPRPARPSFGSQPSACTPLSQQAGAQGLLGNACGFGGNLTQSQECRRSSSSSSPASFSVSSGSHSAPSLSSSSSSSSLPLFQPASSLSSSSSSFSSVLPPLPPPLNPTPKLVPIFKNKHPSRHVNVALLRLQKQKEQLSRGGGGRVTLPAIGKNTPTSSTVSSLSSLPIPPPPTVPRFNRHLKPHSGAAPQPSSSSNRPKLKHIASLSPSAKTKPVLVLAPKPETKIKPRTKQNPDQSAAAAAAETSSKVQDKAAKQPSDASSRESSRGGVAFESKLKKSRAAIRDVDVEKMARSNQLSRLNSATLSSWLRGRGVLVSAKHKKEELMLKVMGCLAEA; from the exons atgGTTGGAGGAGCTCAGCAGTCGTTGTTTTTCCTCGGACTACCAAACCTGAAGAAGCTTTGCTGCGTCACTCTGAGTCTGcaggaggaagacgaggagcCGAGGAGCAAACAGATCAAGACCTGCAG agAGCTGGTGCTGCTCTACTCTGATATTCTGGCCTCTCCTGCTCTGGACTCCTTCAATGAGATCACTGTGGTCATGGCt ATCTCGTTCTTCCAGAAAGGTTTCCTCCAGGCGTTCGGACGGAGACGCAGCCTGCAG ctggggtctcctcagtgtgtgtttccaggtgtccTCCAGTGCTGTGTGTCCTACTCTCTGATCACCAGACTGGCTCCCAGCTGGAATAAAGCAGGACTTTACCTGATCTCAG GAAAAGACTTTCTGACTGAGTGCAGGAGGCTCAACGCTGTCA gcaTGGAGCTGAGCACCAGTGAGGGTCAGTTGTGTATCAGCATTGAAACCAACACAGTCAGACTGCCTCCAACCACA ctGGAGGACTTCGGCCTCCCTCCGTTAGTGCTGAAGAGGTTCCGCAGTGATCCCGACTCCGTCCTCGACCCCTCCTCCACCGGAGGAGCCGTCTGGTGTCACGTCCTGCCCAG CATGAAGAAAGGTCAGATTATCACCATCAGCCGTCAGCTTCCCAAAGACGGACCGTTCAGGACCTACAGAGACCTGCAGAACCACTGGAACAGCATg taCGGTTACAGACTGCCTGAGCTTGCAGAGGAGGCGGTGATTTACTGCAGCATCTACTTCAGACTCGTGGGAGAGAGACTCTTCAC CTATCCTCTCAGCTGCGTCCGCCTGCAGCCGGTGCAGCGCTTTCCCCGGGTCGACCTGCAGGGGACGCTGGGCTCCTTCCTGTCTGACATCAGGGACGGACTGCAGAGCGTTTGTGGCTTTCCTGCACGTCTGACCGGCAAACCCTGTTACCACACAGCCAGCCTGAACACCGCTGCATCAGTGCAG gtgTCGAGCGGTGAGCAGGTCAATCTGACCACCTCTTCCTCCATCAGGCCGGTCCTCACCCAGctgcctgctcctcctcctcctcctcgacCTGCGAGGCCCTCCTTTGGGTCTCAGCCATCAGCCTGTACCCCTCTCTCCCAGCAGGCCGGAGCCCAGGGGCTTCTGGGTAATGCATGTGGATTTGGAGGCAATCTGACACAAAGTCAGGAATGTAGAAgatcgtcctcctcctcctcacctgcttccttttctgtttcctctggtTCTCACTCAGCTccatccctctcctcctcttcctcttcctcttctctcccgCTCTTCCAGCCAGCTTCAtccctcagctcctcctcctcctcattttcCTCTGTGCTCCCGCCTCTTCCTCCCCCTTTAAACCCCACCCCCAAACTGGTTCCCATCTTCAAGAACAAGCATCCGTCGCGCCACGTGAACGTCGCCCTGCTGCGCCTCCAGAAGCAGAAGGAGCAGctgagcagaggaggaggagggagggtgaCGCTGCCCGCCATCGGGAAGAACACACCTACTTCTTCTACTGTTTCTTCTTTGTCGTCCCTCCCGATTCCTCCTCCACCCACCGTTCCCCGCTTCAACCGTCACCTCAAACCCCACAGCGGCGCCGCTCCTCAACCGTCTTCCTCATCAAACCGTCCAAAACTGAAGCACATCGCCAGCCTCAGCCCTTCAGCCAAAACTAAACCCGTCCTCGTCCTCGCTCCAAAGCCGGAGACCAAGATTAAACCCAGAACCAAGCAGAATCCTGACCAgagcgctgctgctgctgccgccgaaACCAGCAGTAAAGTGCAGGACAAAGCTGCAAAACAGCCATCTGATGCCTCCAGtagagagagcagcagaggg gGAGTCGCGTTTGAGTCGAAACTGAAGAAATCCAGAGCTGCGATACGAGACGTGGATGTGGAGAAAATGGCCAGAAGCAACCAG TTGTCCCGACTGAACTCTGCGACTCTGTCGTCCTGgttgagaggaagaggagttcTCGTCAGTGCCAAACACAAGAAAGAGGAGCTGATGCTGAAAGTTATGGGCTGTCTGGCTGAagcctaa